A section of the Methanocaldococcus sp. FS406-22 genome encodes:
- a CDS encoding bifunctional 5,6,7,8-tetrahydromethanopterin hydro-lyase/3-hexulose-6-phosphate synthase has protein sequence MIKFGEAVLGNEIKAIVNVALGKDKGIDEVFTNALTRGNCVFANLRPNLIVKPLTLVVPRHNIESDIQDELFQGVIQYAVAKAVADLDLDEDLKVVVSVNVPEVPITNLNKRKLFQYFYASTRLAINRALNEYPSKEKVKKEKYRALHPLVGFRDVRLEYPPYLQIALDVPTMENLEFLLQTIPKSDHIILEAGTPLIKKFGLEVIEVMREYFDGFIVADLKTLDTGRVEVRLAFETTANAVAISGVAPKSTIIKAIHECQKCGLISYLDMMNVSEPQKLYDSLKLKPDVVILHRGIDEETFGVKKEWKFKGNCLLAIAGGVGVENVEELLKEYQILIVGRAITKSRDPGRVIRMFINKMGYDIDTYRLYFDEDEDIDI, from the coding sequence ATGATAAAATTTGGAGAAGCAGTTTTGGGAAATGAGATTAAAGCAATAGTCAATGTTGCATTAGGGAAGGATAAAGGGATTGATGAAGTTTTCACTAATGCATTAACGAGAGGTAACTGCGTTTTTGCAAACTTAAGACCTAATTTAATAGTTAAGCCTTTAACCTTGGTTGTTCCAAGGCATAATATAGAGAGCGATATACAAGATGAGCTATTTCAAGGGGTTATTCAATATGCGGTTGCTAAGGCAGTTGCTGATTTAGATTTAGATGAAGATTTAAAGGTCGTCGTTTCTGTCAATGTTCCAGAAGTTCCAATAACAAATTTAAATAAAAGAAAACTCTTCCAATACTTCTATGCTTCAACAAGGTTGGCTATAAACAGGGCTTTAAATGAATATCCTTCAAAAGAAAAAGTAAAGAAGGAAAAATACAGAGCTTTGCATCCATTGGTTGGATTTAGAGATGTTAGATTAGAATATCCGCCATATCTACAAATTGCTTTGGATGTTCCAACTATGGAGAATTTGGAGTTTTTATTACAAACAATCCCAAAGAGTGACCACATTATCTTAGAGGCTGGAACTCCATTGATTAAAAAATTTGGCTTAGAGGTTATTGAGGTAATGAGGGAGTATTTTGATGGATTTATAGTTGCTGATTTAAAAACATTAGATACTGGAAGGGTTGAGGTTAGATTGGCATTTGAAACCACAGCTAACGCGGTAGCGATAAGTGGAGTGGCACCAAAATCAACAATAATCAAAGCAATCCATGAGTGTCAAAAATGTGGTTTAATTAGCTACTTAGATATGATGAATGTCTCTGAACCTCAAAAATTGTATGACTCTTTAAAATTAAAGCCAGATGTTGTTATCTTGCATAGAGGGATTGATGAAGAAACATTTGGAGTTAAAAAAGAATGGAAGTTTAAAGGAAACTGCCTATTAGCAATTGCTGGAGGAGTTGGAGTAGAGAATGTTGAGGAGTTATTAAAAGAATATCAAATATTGATTGTTGGTAGGGCGATTACAAAATCAAGAGACCCGGGAAGAGTAATTAGAATGTTTATAAATAAGATGGGCTATGATATAGACACATATAGGCTGTATTTTGATGAGGATGAGGATATTGACATTTAA
- a CDS encoding 60S ribosomal export protein NMD3, with protein sequence MKIRGICYRCGAEDELIDGLCPICYAQEHPLIEVPDRVEIEVCHMCGSYKRKIWQTPKSEEAFEILNEIAYYATKDAIKKKSVMVDVEIYPEVTQLPGGKRSKLIIPVHIVAKGRLPGEKEDRVYEKDIEVHLRMVQCPRCSRFMSNYYEATLQVRAMNRYLTEEEREELDNFVREELAKRLKKDRMAFIAKFIPQKEGLDYQLGSVGAARNVAQKIKERYGGKITETATLVGVDRDSGKELYRVTVSVRIPEYKVGDVVEYNDKYYLVTAITEDKVYMRSIDYRREKIGLAWHIAEKETKMAKKKDELDTGTVIATTPNIMVMDDRSYEVYEFDNIGDIEVKEGDKVKIFKKEGVSYLVNKVENETKQ encoded by the coding sequence ATGAAGATTAGAGGAATTTGCTACAGATGTGGGGCTGAAGATGAGCTTATAGACGGACTCTGCCCTATTTGCTATGCTCAAGAGCATCCATTAATTGAAGTTCCAGATAGAGTTGAGATAGAAGTTTGCCACATGTGTGGCTCTTACAAAAGAAAGATATGGCAAACTCCTAAAAGTGAAGAAGCATTTGAGATATTAAATGAAATTGCCTATTATGCTACAAAAGATGCTATTAAAAAGAAGAGTGTTATGGTAGATGTTGAGATTTATCCAGAAGTTACACAACTTCCAGGAGGAAAGAGGAGTAAGCTAATTATTCCAGTGCATATTGTAGCTAAGGGAAGATTACCAGGAGAAAAGGAAGATAGAGTTTATGAGAAAGATATAGAGGTTCATTTAAGGATGGTTCAGTGTCCAAGATGTTCAAGATTTATGTCTAACTACTATGAGGCAACCTTACAAGTTAGGGCTATGAATAGGTATTTAACTGAGGAGGAGAGAGAAGAGTTGGATAATTTTGTTAGAGAGGAGCTTGCTAAAAGACTAAAAAAGGATAGAATGGCATTTATAGCAAAATTCATTCCACAAAAAGAGGGATTGGATTATCAGCTTGGTTCAGTTGGGGCTGCAAGAAATGTAGCTCAAAAAATTAAAGAAAGATATGGAGGAAAGATTACAGAGACAGCAACATTGGTTGGAGTTGATAGAGACAGTGGAAAAGAGCTCTATAGAGTTACAGTCTCTGTAAGAATTCCTGAATATAAAGTTGGAGATGTTGTGGAGTATAATGATAAATACTACTTAGTTACTGCGATAACTGAGGATAAGGTTTATATGAGGTCTATTGATTATAGAAGGGAAAAAATTGGATTAGCTTGGCATATAGCAGAGAAGGAAACAAAAATGGCAAAAAAGAAGGATGAGTTAGATACTGGAACGGTTATAGCAACTACACCAAACATTATGGTTATGGATGACAGGAGCTATGAGGTTTATGAGTTTGACAACATTGGGGATATTGAAGTTAAAGAGGGAGATAAAGTTAAGATATTTAAAAAAGAGGGAGTATCTTATTTGGTAAATAAAGTAGAAAATGAGACCAAACAATGA
- the hmvA gene encoding DNA-binding protein HmvA: MLPKATVKRIMKQYTNFNISAEAVDELCNMLEEIIKITTEVAEQNARKEGRKTIKARDIKQCDDERLKRRIMELSERTDKMPILIKEMLNVITSELE; this comes from the coding sequence ATGCTACCAAAAGCTACAGTAAAGAGGATTATGAAGCAGTATACAAACTTCAATATCTCTGCTGAGGCTGTTGATGAACTCTGTAATATGCTCGAAGAAATTATAAAAATAACAACTGAAGTAGCTGAACAAAATGCAAGAAAAGAAGGAAGAAAAACTATCAAAGCAAGGGATATTAAGCAGTGTGATGATGAAAGATTGAAGAGAAGAATTATGGAACTTAGTGAAAGAACTGATAAAATGCCAATATTAATTAAAGAGATGTTGAATGTAATAACATCTGAATTAGAATGA
- a CDS encoding type II toxin-antitoxin system HicB family antitoxin — MILTAIIYKEDDMYIAECPEVGTVSQGKTIEEALKNLKEATELYLEEFPIEDKKEMILATFEVSTKGDNIAKV; from the coding sequence ATGATTTTAACTGCAATAATCTATAAGGAAGATGACATGTATATTGCAGAATGTCCAGAAGTTGGGACAGTTAGCCAAGGAAAGACAATAGAAGAAGCACTAAAAAACTTAAAAGAAGCTACTGAACTATATTTAGAGGAATTTCCAATAGAAGATAAAAAAGAAATGATTTTAGCGACATTTGAGGTTTCTACTAAGGGGGATAATATTGCCAAAGTATAG
- a CDS encoding 7-carboxy-7-deazaguanine synthase QueE — MIREIFSSIMGEGKYIGRRFIFVRFAGCPLNCVYCDEESKGYFNRVEKTPGSGEFETLQKIDIEDIINAIDKLKTPDLFAVSFTGGEPLLYHKQIKEISDILKDKGYRTFLESNGMFPEKVFYFDIASIDIKLKEHFEYIKDDDYKKLYKNELKTIKKLYNLNSDVYAKVVIMEETKVDDVKIIAKDLSEIGNITLCIQPVTPHGNIKSPSQKKLFEIMEACGEYLKDNVMLTIQMHKYLGML; from the coding sequence ATGATAAGAGAAATTTTTAGCTCAATAATGGGAGAAGGGAAGTATATTGGAAGAAGGTTTATATTTGTAAGATTTGCCGGCTGTCCATTAAATTGCGTTTATTGCGATGAAGAGAGCAAAGGATATTTTAACAGAGTGGAAAAAACCCCCGGTAGTGGAGAATTTGAGACCTTACAAAAGATTGATATTGAAGATATAATAAATGCCATAGATAAGCTAAAAACACCAGATTTATTTGCAGTATCTTTTACAGGAGGGGAGCCATTATTATATCATAAACAAATAAAAGAAATCTCAGATATTTTAAAAGATAAAGGATATAGAACTTTTTTAGAGAGCAATGGAATGTTTCCAGAGAAAGTGTTTTATTTTGATATTGCATCCATTGACATAAAGCTGAAAGAGCATTTTGAGTATATAAAAGATGATGACTACAAAAAGCTCTATAAAAATGAACTAAAAACAATAAAAAAGCTGTATAATTTGAATTCTGATGTTTATGCAAAGGTTGTTATAATGGAAGAGACAAAGGTAGATGATGTAAAAATAATAGCAAAGGATTTGAGTGAGATAGGAAATATAACTTTATGCATTCAACCAGTAACACCTCATGGAAATATAAAATCCCCTTCTCAAAAAAAATTGTTTGAAATTATGGAAGCGTGTGGAGAGTATTTAAAAGATAATGTTATGCTAACAATACAAATGCATAAGTATTTGGGGATGTTATAA
- a CDS encoding dihydroorotate dehydrogenase electron transfer subunit, whose translation MEKPIICRIKEIIEESPTVKTFVIDKEFDFKPGQFAMLWIPGVDEKPFGFSSKNSFSVARVGEFTKKMHELKEGDIIGVRGPYGTYFEPIGDKILAVAGGIGAAPIVTAVEEFSKQGIEITTILGARTKEELLFLDRFEKAGRLEICTDDGSFGFKGFTTEKMKEVLKDERFDLIITCGPEIMMKKVVDIANEYNIPVQVSLERYMKCGIGICGQCCVDDEGLCVCKDGPVFWGDKLKFIKEFGKYKRDASGKIVKF comes from the coding sequence ATGGAAAAACCAATTATTTGCAGAATAAAAGAAATAATAGAGGAAAGTCCCACAGTAAAAACATTTGTTATAGATAAAGAGTTTGATTTTAAGCCAGGTCAGTTTGCAATGCTTTGGATTCCAGGAGTTGACGAGAAACCATTTGGATTTTCTTCCAAAAATAGTTTTAGCGTTGCAAGAGTTGGAGAATTTACCAAAAAAATGCATGAATTAAAAGAAGGGGATATAATAGGAGTTAGAGGGCCCTATGGAACATATTTTGAACCAATAGGGGATAAAATCTTGGCTGTTGCTGGAGGTATTGGAGCTGCTCCAATTGTTACTGCAGTTGAAGAATTTTCAAAGCAGGGAATTGAAATAACAACCATATTGGGGGCGAGAACTAAAGAAGAGTTATTATTTTTAGATAGATTCGAAAAAGCAGGGAGATTAGAGATTTGCACTGACGATGGTAGTTTTGGATTTAAAGGTTTTACAACTGAAAAAATGAAAGAAGTCCTCAAAGATGAGAGATTTGATTTAATTATAACTTGTGGGCCAGAGATAATGATGAAGAAGGTTGTTGATATTGCTAACGAATATAATATTCCAGTTCAAGTCTCACTGGAGAGATATATGAAGTGTGGTATCGGCATCTGTGGGCAATGCTGTGTAGATGATGAGGGGCTTTGCGTTTGTAAAGACGGCCCGGTATTTTGGGGAGATAAGTTGAAATTTATTAAAGAATTTGGTAAGTATAAAAGGGACGCGAGTGGTAAGATTGTTAAATTTTAA
- a CDS encoding orotate phosphoribosyltransferase-like protein: MNRELLKKVIELKNNGLTIGEIAEELNVSMETARYLVLNAEKLLKEEEKAIKLENVDIFIDWKNIGSSANRLRCISSIIVDILKSRNIEFDTVVGVSTSGVPIATLVASELGKDLTIYIPKKHISEEGKKITGSISQNFSAVNYKRAVIIDDVVTSGSTLKECIKQLKEICSPKLVVVLIDKSGLDEIEGVPLIPLIRVGVVNVEEK, from the coding sequence ATGAATAGAGAATTACTAAAAAAGGTTATAGAGCTAAAGAATAATGGCCTTACAATTGGAGAGATTGCTGAAGAACTAAATGTATCAATGGAGACGGCGAGATATTTGGTTTTAAATGCTGAAAAATTGTTAAAAGAGGAGGAAAAAGCCATAAAACTTGAAAATGTAGATATATTCATAGATTGGAAAAATATTGGTAGCTCAGCTAATAGGTTGAGATGCATTAGCTCAATAATCGTTGATATTTTAAAGAGCAGGAATATAGAGTTTGATACAGTTGTTGGAGTTTCTACAAGTGGTGTTCCAATAGCTACTTTGGTTGCATCTGAGTTAGGGAAGGATTTAACTATCTACATACCAAAGAAACATATATCTGAAGAAGGGAAAAAGATAACTGGCTCTATATCACAAAACTTTTCTGCTGTAAATTACAAGAGGGCTGTTATCATAGATGATGTTGTAACAAGTGGAAGCACATTAAAAGAGTGTATAAAGCAGTTAAAAGAAATCTGCAGTCCAAAATTGGTAGTTGTATTAATAGATAAAAGTGGCTTGGATGAAATTGAAGGAGTTCCTTTAATTCCACTAATTAGAGTGGGAGTTGTAAATGTAGAGGAAAAATAA
- the purQ gene encoding phosphoribosylformylglycinamidine synthase I, whose amino-acid sequence MKIAVAKFLGTNCDLDVCHAVKLAGGEPELVFFTQENLDAYKGAVIPGGFSYGDYLRAGAISARTPIIKGLKKMVEEGKPVLGICNGAQIGLEAGFSKGTLTNNLNAKFICKWVYIRVENNKTPFTQYYKKGDVLKIPIAHAEGRFYADDETLDYMYKHNMIVFKYCDETGEITEEANPNGSIDNIAGVCNENQNCVLLMPHPERASEKILGSDDGLKMFKGMMDYAKKI is encoded by the coding sequence ATGAAAATAGCAGTGGCGAAGTTCTTAGGGACTAACTGTGATTTGGATGTGTGCCATGCAGTTAAATTAGCTGGTGGAGAGCCGGAGCTTGTTTTCTTTACTCAGGAAAATTTAGATGCCTATAAAGGAGCTGTTATTCCTGGAGGATTCTCTTATGGGGATTACTTGAGAGCTGGGGCTATAAGTGCAAGAACACCAATAATTAAAGGTCTAAAAAAGATGGTTGAAGAGGGAAAACCAGTTTTAGGGATATGTAATGGAGCTCAAATTGGTTTAGAGGCAGGATTTTCAAAGGGAACATTAACAAATAACTTAAATGCAAAATTTATCTGCAAATGGGTTTATATTAGGGTTGAGAATAACAAAACACCTTTTACCCAATATTATAAAAAAGGAGATGTCTTAAAAATACCTATTGCCCATGCTGAGGGAAGATTTTATGCTGATGATGAGACGTTGGATTATATGTATAAACATAATATGATTGTATTTAAATATTGTGATGAGACTGGAGAGATAACAGAGGAGGCAAATCCAAACGGTTCTATTGACAATATAGCTGGAGTTTGTAATGAAAATCAAAACTGCGTTTTATTAATGCCACATCCAGAGAGAGCAAGTGAAAAGATTCTTGGTTCAGATGATGGGTTGAAGATGTTTAAAGGCATGATGGACTATGCTAAGAAGATTTAA
- a CDS encoding DUF996 domain-containing protein: MELKEAKYLGGIGAILNLVSYAVGGILAIAGYVLILLALNKISKIFNDDEVFRKYLYGVILWIIAVVIAIFAIGISFVSLTFAPLDYGLTSISSFLIGVILFYILSVMGGYFIKKSYEKVSSYTGVDSFRISGLLYFIGTILLIVIVGIIVIIVAQILEIVAYFSLPDDLKKE, from the coding sequence ATGGAGTTAAAAGAAGCTAAATATTTGGGAGGCATTGGAGCTATATTGAACTTAGTTTCTTATGCAGTTGGAGGGATTTTGGCTATTGCAGGATATGTTTTGATATTATTGGCACTAAATAAAATTTCAAAGATTTTTAATGATGATGAAGTGTTTAGAAAATATCTATATGGGGTTATTTTATGGATAATAGCAGTAGTAATTGCAATTTTTGCAATAGGAATTTCCTTTGTATCCCTTACATTCGCTCCATTAGATTATGGATTAACCTCAATATCTTCTTTTTTAATTGGTGTTATTTTATTTTATATCCTCTCAGTTATGGGAGGTTACTTTATAAAGAAAAGTTACGAGAAGGTTTCATCCTATACTGGCGTTGATTCATTTAGAATTTCTGGATTGCTGTATTTTATTGGAACAATACTTTTAATAGTGATTGTTGGAATTATAGTAATAATTGTTGCTCAGATTTTAGAAATTGTTGCATATTTCTCTTTACCTGATGATTTAAAAAAAGAATAA
- a CDS encoding class I SAM-dependent rRNA methyltransferase produces MTLVIKLIKLEIDKRAYNSIKNFSRLVYTKAIKNREDLPKKEEIVTLTYNGKFVAKALYNPKSVILKILTTEDENIDYDFFYKRISNAKIYREEILGYKDTYRWIYAEGDDLPTIIFDKYNELGAMQLMSKLIEKEYLKDIVSILFELSDLETIYVKRGKKGEKIKDKIFGDKNKFETIIREGDAKFKVNVKGHKTGFFLDQRENRLEIERFVKEGDKVLDICCYTGGFSVHCAIKGAEVVGVDLSKKALETAEENMKLNNIPKDKYEFIEGNAFEVMKEMIEDGEKFDVVILDPPAFTQTEEDVKNALRAYASLNYLGIKLAKRIFVTCSCSHHVDKEMFKKTVISSAFRAKKELIMIDYRGQAPDHPISIANKNLEYLKCIFFYVKN; encoded by the coding sequence ATGACTTTGGTGATAAAATTGATTAAATTGGAAATAGATAAGAGGGCTTACAATTCAATAAAAAATTTTTCGAGGTTGGTTTATACAAAAGCTATAAAAAACAGAGAAGATTTACCAAAAAAAGAGGAAATTGTTACTCTAACATATAATGGAAAATTTGTTGCTAAAGCTCTCTATAATCCTAAATCAGTAATTCTAAAGATTTTAACTACAGAAGATGAAAATATTGATTATGATTTCTTCTATAAAAGGATATCTAATGCCAAAATTTACAGAGAAGAGATTTTAGGCTATAAAGATACTTACAGATGGATTTACGCTGAAGGGGATGACTTGCCAACAATAATATTTGATAAATACAACGAGCTCGGAGCTATGCAGTTGATGTCAAAGCTCATTGAAAAGGAGTATTTAAAAGATATAGTTAGTATTTTATTTGAGTTGTCTGACTTAGAAACAATATATGTTAAAAGAGGAAAGAAAGGAGAAAAAATTAAAGATAAAATCTTTGGAGACAAAAATAAATTTGAAACAATTATTCGAGAAGGAGATGCCAAATTTAAAGTAAATGTTAAAGGGCATAAAACTGGATTTTTCTTAGACCAGAGAGAGAATAGATTGGAAATTGAGAGGTTTGTAAAAGAGGGAGATAAAGTTTTAGATATCTGCTGTTACACTGGAGGATTTTCTGTTCATTGTGCTATAAAAGGGGCTGAAGTTGTAGGAGTCGATTTATCTAAAAAAGCTTTAGAAACTGCTGAAGAAAATATGAAGCTAAATAATATTCCCAAGGATAAATATGAGTTTATAGAAGGGAATGCATTTGAAGTTATGAAAGAGATGATTGAAGATGGGGAAAAGTTTGATGTTGTTATCTTAGACCCTCCTGCCTTTACACAAACTGAAGAGGATGTAAAAAATGCTTTAAGAGCTTATGCCTCTCTAAATTACTTAGGGATAAAATTGGCCAAGAGAATATTTGTTACATGCTCATGTTCTCATCATGTAGATAAGGAGATGTTTAAAAAAACCGTTATATCTTCTGCCTTTAGAGCAAAAAAAGAGCTAATTATGATTGATTATAGAGGACAAGCTCCCGACCATCCAATATCAATAGCCAATAAAAATCTTGAGTATTTAAAATGCATATTCTTTTATGTTAAAAACTAA
- a CDS encoding S-adenosyl-l-methionine hydroxide adenosyltransferase family protein → MDIITLTTDFGTNEGYVGAMKGRILDILKKYGKDAKIVDISHEIKPFNIYHGAYVLLTAIPYFPPSVHVAVIDPTVGSERKSIVIETKNGHYLVGPDNGLFTYVVEKLGIKRIIKIDENKYLPSSTFHGRDVYAVVGAEILVNNGYDGEELDEDEIVKIDETKKRVIHIDRFGNIITNIKKEDVTFKYYDTIMIKIRHKNDIEKIIKCKFVKSYFEEKNNFICLINSEGFLEISKFMDNASKLLNVDYLDEIEIIH, encoded by the coding sequence ATGGATATTATAACTTTAACAACTGACTTCGGAACTAATGAGGGATATGTTGGAGCAATGAAAGGTAGAATTCTAGACATTTTAAAAAAGTACGGTAAAGATGCAAAAATAGTTGATATCTCCCATGAAATAAAGCCATTCAATATATATCACGGTGCCTATGTTTTATTAACAGCTATCCCATACTTTCCACCATCAGTTCATGTTGCAGTTATAGACCCAACAGTTGGGAGTGAGAGGAAATCTATTGTTATTGAAACAAAAAATGGACATTATTTAGTTGGGCCTGATAATGGGCTATTTACATATGTAGTTGAGAAGTTAGGGATAAAGAGGATTATTAAAATTGATGAAAACAAATATCTTCCATCTTCAACATTTCATGGAAGGGATGTTTATGCTGTCGTAGGGGCTGAGATTTTAGTTAATAACGGCTATGATGGAGAGGAGCTGGATGAAGATGAAATAGTTAAGATAGACGAAACAAAAAAAAGAGTTATACATATAGACAGATTTGGAAATATAATAACAAACATAAAAAAAGAAGACGTTACATTTAAATATTATGATACCATAATGATAAAGATAAGACATAAGAATGATATTGAAAAGATTATAAAATGCAAGTTTGTTAAGTCCTATTTTGAGGAAAAGAACAACTTTATATGTTTAATAAACAGTGAGGGTTTTTTGGAAATCTCTAAGTTTATGGATAATGCTTCAAAATTGTTGAATGTTGATTATTTGGATGAGATTGAGATTATACATTAA
- a CDS encoding type II toxin-antitoxin system HicA family toxin gives MPKYRNVSGEEVVKILCNKFGFKITGRKGSHVRLSKETPNGKVGTVVPMHKSLKIGTLKGILKLAKIDFDEFAKYL, from the coding sequence TTGCCAAAGTATAGAAATGTCTCTGGGGAAGAAGTTGTCAAAATTTTATGTAACAAATTTGGATTTAAAATAACTGGAAGAAAAGGTAGCCATGTTAGGTTATCGAAAGAAACTCCTAATGGAAAAGTTGGAACTGTTGTTCCAATGCATAAAAGTCTAAAAATTGGAACTTTAAAAGGAATTTTAAAACTTGCTAAAATAGATTTTGATGAGTTTGCTAAATATCTATAA